The following are encoded together in the Edaphobacter lichenicola genome:
- the uraD gene encoding 2-oxo-4-hydroxy-4-carboxy-5-ureidoimidazoline decarboxylase: MNKVLARWNSLDHATAAREALPCCGSHAWAAALASTRPIADETSLIETSAVIWRNLPEQAWQEAFDSHPRIGQNHAQTHATEESLRWSAQEQRAALSEDHAAKLALEAANGLYEERFGRIFIVCATSKSSAEILAILQARMQNDASTELREAVEQQRQITQLRLHRWLESE; the protein is encoded by the coding sequence ATGAACAAAGTTCTGGCCCGATGGAACTCGCTCGACCACGCCACCGCAGCCCGCGAGGCACTCCCCTGCTGCGGCTCCCACGCGTGGGCCGCTGCATTAGCTTCCACGCGCCCCATCGCAGACGAAACCTCTCTCATCGAAACCTCCGCCGTCATCTGGCGCAATCTTCCAGAACAGGCATGGCAGGAAGCATTCGACAGCCATCCCCGCATCGGTCAAAATCACGCACAAACCCACGCAACCGAAGAGTCTCTGCGTTGGTCGGCGCAGGAACAACGCGCAGCGCTCTCCGAAGATCATGCCGCGAAGCTAGCTCTCGAAGCCGCGAACGGCCTCTACGAAGAGCGCTTCGGCAGAATCTTCATCGTCTGCGCCACAAGCAAATCATCCGCAGAGATTCTCGCCATCCTGCAAGCACGAATGCAAAACGACGCGAGCACAGAGCTACGCGAAGCAGTAGAACAACAACGCCAGATCACACAGCTTCGCCTTCATCGCTGGCTGGAGTCAGAGTAA
- the allB gene encoding allantoinase AllB: MAHAFLSKRIVTPQGTQPGALLVDDGTIRAICRLSEIPADTILHDCGNDALLPGLVDTHVHINQPGRTEWEGFHTATRAAAAGGYTTLIDMPLNCLPETTTVAALEEKREVAKGECFVDWSPWGGAVADNQHHILPLAQAGVRGFKCFLIYPGCDGFTMIDQQQLEAALPSIAQSDLPLLVHAELAAPIDAATQSLRNADWRQYQTYLTSRPDEAELQAIRLMIRLCRQYSFRLHIVHLSTALALAELNSARKEGLPITVETCPHYLHFAAEEIAEGATLLKCAPPIRSKENQRGLWRGLHDGTIDMIVTDHSPCLPDMKHTDTGRFDQAWGGIASLSLALSIIHTDCSNRGDSLEDITRWMSSAPAALAGLAHQAGALQPGRDANFVRFDTEATFAVTPDKLHYRHTISPYLNETLRGVVRATYLRGEPVYHEGTFASTPQGREVKL; encoded by the coding sequence ATGGCACATGCCTTTCTCTCAAAACGCATCGTCACCCCACAGGGCACGCAACCCGGCGCGCTCCTCGTAGACGACGGAACCATACGCGCCATCTGCCGTCTGTCAGAGATCCCCGCTGACACCATCCTTCACGACTGCGGCAACGATGCTCTCCTCCCCGGCCTCGTCGATACCCACGTCCACATCAACCAGCCAGGGCGCACCGAATGGGAGGGCTTCCACACCGCAACCCGCGCCGCAGCAGCCGGAGGCTACACCACGCTCATCGACATGCCGCTCAACTGTCTCCCCGAGACCACCACCGTAGCCGCACTCGAAGAGAAGCGCGAGGTCGCAAAGGGCGAATGTTTCGTCGATTGGTCACCCTGGGGAGGAGCAGTCGCGGACAATCAGCACCACATCCTTCCCCTCGCACAAGCCGGAGTCCGCGGCTTCAAATGCTTTCTCATCTATCCCGGCTGCGACGGCTTCACCATGATCGACCAGCAACAACTGGAAGCCGCACTGCCATCCATCGCCCAATCCGACCTCCCTCTCCTCGTGCACGCAGAGTTAGCCGCCCCGATCGACGCAGCGACCCAATCTCTTCGCAACGCAGACTGGCGACAGTACCAAACCTACCTGACGTCGCGCCCCGATGAAGCCGAACTCCAGGCCATTCGCCTGATGATCCGGCTTTGCCGCCAGTACAGCTTCCGCCTGCACATCGTTCACCTCTCCACCGCGCTCGCCCTGGCCGAGTTGAACTCCGCCCGCAAAGAAGGCCTCCCCATCACAGTCGAGACCTGCCCCCACTACCTGCACTTCGCGGCTGAAGAGATTGCCGAAGGTGCAACTCTGTTGAAGTGCGCGCCTCCCATTCGCAGCAAGGAAAATCAGCGTGGCCTATGGCGCGGACTCCACGACGGAACCATCGACATGATCGTCACCGACCACTCCCCCTGCCTGCCCGACATGAAGCACACCGACACCGGCCGCTTCGATCAAGCGTGGGGCGGCATCGCCAGCCTCTCCCTCGCGCTCTCGATCATCCACACCGACTGCTCCAATCGCGGCGACTCGCTCGAAGACATCACGCGCTGGATGAGTAGCGCACCCGCAGCCCTCGCCGGACTCGCTCACCAGGCAGGCGCACTCCAACCCGGTCGTGACGCCAACTTCGTCCGCTTCGACACCGAAGCAACGTTCGCCGTCACACCCGACAAGCTGCACTACCGCCACACCATCTCGCCCTACCTCAACGAAACCCTGCGCGGTGTAGTAAGAGCCACCTATCTACGCGGAGAACCGGTGTATCACGAAGGCACCTTCGCCTCGACTCCTCAGGGCAGAGAGGTCAAGTTATAG
- a CDS encoding nucleoside deaminase codes for MQGNPVFMQRAIALATENVTSGRGGPFGAVIVRDGEIVATGANRVTATNDPTAHGEIVAIRNACQTLGTFLLTGCHIYTSCEPCPMCLAAIYWAHCEAIFYGNCAADAAAAGFDDAFLYEEMKLPLDQRKIPMVNLLPEQAISSFEAWREHAGRIDY; via the coding sequence ATGCAGGGCAACCCAGTCTTCATGCAGAGAGCGATCGCGCTGGCAACGGAGAACGTCACCTCCGGTCGCGGAGGGCCGTTTGGCGCAGTGATTGTGCGCGACGGCGAGATCGTTGCTACGGGCGCGAACCGGGTCACAGCGACCAACGACCCGACGGCGCATGGCGAGATTGTAGCAATCCGCAATGCTTGCCAGACGCTTGGGACGTTTCTGCTGACGGGATGCCATATCTATACCAGCTGTGAGCCTTGTCCGATGTGTCTTGCTGCGATCTACTGGGCGCACTGCGAGGCGATTTTTTATGGGAACTGTGCCGCCGATGCTGCCGCGGCTGGTTTTGACGATGCTTTTCTCTACGAGGAGATGAAGCTGCCGCTCGATCAGAGAAAGATTCCTATGGTAAATCTTCTGCCGGAGCAGGCGATTTCGAGCTTTGAGGCCTGGCGTGAGCACGCCGGCAGAATCGACTATTGA
- a CDS encoding homoserine dehydrogenase, which yields MTTKRKKSVAANKVDSVVKVALLGFGTVGGSVARVLSVSRFPGVQLTHIFNRNVDRKRSSEAAKLVPASVVWTDSIDVILRSDVDVVVELMGGLNPVEGWLRKALAAGKSVVTANKQLIAYRGTGLAKFAAQHNVHLLHGAAVAGGVPVIPGMLQGLCGDQVTRLSGIVNGTCNYILSRMEAGADYATVLEDAQQLGYAEVDPSADVDGYDARAKLCILSRIAMHAELDPDAVAIQTISAIEAIDFSYAKELNCTIRQVSRAELDGKLVHARVAPMLVPLASPMAWSHGTQNMVVVSGRFGGDVVFSGHGAGGEPTAVAVVSDLLAVAQDCRTVQLPVRRREVTGDFLAPHYLRFVVDDKPGIVSAISGALSKVGANIDSLLQRRGYPKHRLPFVVTTEPCLSSTIERALASVARMDCMLEKPLCLQMLEVEDKAE from the coding sequence ATGACGACGAAGCGGAAGAAGAGTGTTGCGGCAAATAAAGTGGATTCAGTCGTGAAGGTTGCGCTGCTTGGGTTTGGCACGGTGGGTGGATCGGTGGCGCGGGTGCTGTCCGTGTCGAGGTTTCCGGGTGTGCAGCTGACGCATATCTTCAACCGCAATGTGGATCGGAAGCGTAGCTCTGAAGCTGCGAAGTTGGTGCCAGCTTCGGTGGTGTGGACCGATAGCATCGATGTGATTCTGCGGTCGGATGTTGACGTTGTGGTTGAGTTGATGGGCGGCCTGAACCCGGTGGAAGGATGGCTGCGCAAGGCTCTTGCTGCCGGCAAGTCTGTGGTTACGGCGAATAAGCAGCTCATCGCGTATCGAGGGACCGGGTTGGCGAAGTTTGCTGCGCAGCATAACGTCCACCTGTTGCATGGAGCGGCTGTTGCGGGTGGTGTGCCGGTGATTCCGGGGATGCTGCAGGGGCTGTGCGGCGACCAGGTGACGAGACTCAGCGGCATTGTGAACGGCACCTGCAACTACATTCTGAGCCGGATGGAGGCTGGCGCGGACTACGCGACCGTTCTGGAGGATGCGCAGCAGCTTGGCTATGCGGAGGTTGATCCCTCTGCCGATGTCGATGGCTACGATGCGCGGGCGAAGCTTTGCATTCTGTCGCGCATTGCGATGCACGCTGAGTTGGACCCGGATGCGGTGGCGATACAGACGATCTCGGCGATTGAGGCGATCGATTTTTCTTATGCGAAGGAGCTGAACTGTACCATTCGCCAGGTTTCGCGGGCTGAGCTTGACGGAAAGCTGGTGCATGCGCGGGTTGCGCCGATGCTGGTTCCGCTGGCATCGCCGATGGCGTGGTCGCATGGCACACAGAATATGGTGGTGGTGAGCGGTAGGTTTGGCGGCGATGTTGTTTTTTCGGGACACGGTGCGGGCGGCGAGCCTACGGCGGTTGCGGTGGTGTCGGACCTGCTGGCCGTTGCGCAGGATTGCAGGACGGTACAGCTGCCGGTGCGAAGGCGTGAGGTGACGGGAGATTTTCTGGCACCGCACTATCTGCGATTTGTTGTTGACGACAAGCCGGGAATTGTCTCTGCGATTTCGGGGGCGCTCTCGAAGGTGGGAGCTAATATCGATTCGCTGCTGCAGCGGCGGGGATATCCGAAGCATCGGCTTCCGTTTGTGGTGACGACGGAACCTTGCCTGAGCTCGACGATTGAGCGGGCTTTGGCTTCGGTGGCGCGGATGGATTGCATGTTAGAGAAGCCGCTTTGTTTGCAGATGCTGGAAGTGGAAGACAAGGCAGAATAA
- the moeB gene encoding molybdopterin-synthase adenylyltransferase MoeB — MPTALEETVELPRLSNDEIARYSRHLILPEVGMEGQQKLKAAKVLCVGTGGLGAPLALYLAAAGVGTIGLVDFDTVDASNLQRQIIHSTATVGKLKVDSAEIMLKGLNPTVNVIKHNTMLTSANALEILKDYDVIADGTDNFQTRYLVNDACVLLGKPNAYGSIFRFEGQASVFGTKEGPCYRCLYPEPPPPGLVPSCAEGGVLGILPGLVGVIQATETIKLILGIGEPLIGRLLLVDALGMSFRTLKLRKNPECPVCGPNPTVTELIDYDQFCGITPPSEVGPLEVARDKAVSDLPVVDGIPQISVQELKRKLDAKEDVFVLDVREPHEYKIVNLGAPLIPVGEIALRTAELADKKNSEIVVHCKSGARSQKAALALKQAGFTNVSNLTGGILAWADKIDPSLPKY, encoded by the coding sequence ATGCCAACAGCCCTAGAAGAGACCGTAGAACTCCCAAGACTCTCTAATGACGAGATTGCCCGTTACTCCCGGCACCTCATCCTCCCCGAAGTCGGGATGGAAGGTCAGCAGAAGCTGAAGGCCGCCAAGGTCCTGTGCGTCGGCACCGGAGGTCTGGGAGCACCCCTTGCCCTTTACCTCGCAGCCGCCGGCGTAGGCACCATCGGCCTCGTCGACTTCGACACCGTCGACGCCAGCAACCTGCAGCGCCAGATCATCCACTCCACCGCGACCGTCGGCAAGCTCAAGGTCGACTCCGCCGAGATCATGCTCAAGGGCCTCAACCCCACCGTCAACGTCATCAAGCACAACACCATGCTCACCAGCGCCAACGCGCTCGAGATCCTGAAAGACTACGACGTCATCGCCGACGGCACCGACAACTTCCAGACCCGCTACCTGGTCAACGACGCCTGCGTTCTGCTCGGTAAACCCAACGCCTACGGCTCCATCTTCCGCTTCGAGGGTCAGGCCAGCGTCTTCGGCACCAAGGAAGGCCCCTGCTACCGCTGCCTCTACCCCGAGCCGCCACCGCCGGGCCTGGTTCCCTCCTGCGCCGAAGGCGGTGTCCTCGGCATTCTCCCCGGCCTCGTCGGAGTCATCCAGGCCACCGAGACCATCAAGCTGATCCTCGGCATCGGCGAGCCCTTGATCGGTCGTCTGCTCCTCGTGGACGCCCTCGGCATGAGCTTCCGCACCCTCAAGCTGCGCAAAAATCCCGAGTGCCCAGTCTGCGGACCAAACCCAACCGTGACCGAACTCATCGACTACGACCAGTTCTGCGGCATCACCCCACCCAGCGAAGTCGGTCCCCTCGAAGTCGCACGCGACAAGGCAGTCAGCGACCTTCCCGTCGTCGATGGCATCCCGCAGATCTCTGTCCAGGAGCTGAAACGCAAGCTCGACGCGAAGGAAGACGTCTTCGTCCTCGACGTTCGTGAGCCACACGAGTACAAGATCGTAAACCTCGGCGCGCCGCTCATCCCGGTCGGAGAGATCGCCCTTCGCACCGCCGAACTAGCCGACAAAAAGAACAGCGAGATCGTCGTCCACTGCAAGTCCGGCGCTCGCAGCCAGAAAGCCGCCCTCGCCCTCAAGCAGGCGGGATTCACCAACGTATCGAATCTAACCGGCGGCATCCTTGCCTGGGCCGACAAGATCGACCCCTCGCTGCCCAAGTACTAA
- a CDS encoding MoaD/ThiS family protein, with translation MNIHIPTPLRAYTGGLETVSVAGTTVGSVFQQLTVQYPELKPHLFTPEGKLRSFVNVYLNDDDIRYLPNKEETAATDTDELTIIPSIAGGTSCRL, from the coding sequence ATGAACATTCACATCCCCACCCCGCTGCGCGCCTACACAGGCGGACTCGAGACCGTCAGCGTCGCGGGAACAACCGTCGGCAGCGTCTTTCAGCAACTGACTGTCCAATACCCTGAACTCAAGCCACACCTCTTCACTCCGGAGGGCAAGCTCCGTTCGTTCGTCAACGTCTACCTCAACGACGACGACATCCGCTACCTCCCGAACAAGGAAGAGACCGCGGCAACCGACACAGACGAACTCACGATCATCCCCTCCATTGCCGGCGGTACGAGCTGTCGACTCTAA
- a CDS encoding Mov34/MPN/PAD-1 family protein, producing MLRIHYADYEALRAHGEETYPNECCGVLLGKNVAGEGNGAAAVNHVQQIVRAGNTRTDSAHNRYQIAPQELVKIQRQARGLGLDIVGFYHSHPDHPAQWSKTDFAEAHWLGCSYIITSVEQGKAVLTNSFLLSGTTEEDKRFDDEPIQIDIAANVAEAAVHNQKGQA from the coding sequence ATGCTTCGCATCCACTACGCTGACTACGAAGCCCTGCGCGCTCACGGCGAAGAGACCTACCCGAACGAGTGCTGCGGCGTCCTGCTCGGAAAGAACGTCGCCGGCGAGGGCAATGGCGCCGCGGCGGTCAATCACGTCCAACAGATCGTCCGTGCCGGCAACACCCGCACCGACTCCGCCCACAACCGCTATCAGATCGCCCCACAGGAGCTGGTCAAGATTCAGCGCCAGGCGCGCGGCCTCGGCCTGGACATCGTCGGCTTCTACCACTCCCATCCCGACCATCCCGCCCAGTGGTCCAAGACCGACTTCGCAGAAGCCCACTGGCTGGGCTGCTCCTACATCATCACCAGCGTCGAACAGGGCAAGGCTGTCCTGACAAACTCCTTCCTGCTGAGCGGAACAACAGAAGAGGACAAGAGATTCGACGACGAACCAATTCAAATCGACATCGCCGCGAACGTCGCCGAAGCTGCGGTCCACAACCAGAAAGGTCAGGCATGA
- a CDS encoding PLP-dependent cysteine synthase family protein, with amino-acid sequence MITTLKPFGTSILDRVGHTPLVRLERLSAHLPGIQILGKAEWANPGGSVKDRAASAIVTDAQRRGLLSDTRGLLDATSGNTGIAYAMLGAALGFRVTLCMPSNVSPERKRYLAAYGAEVLWTDPANGSDGAIRKARELAAAEPDKYYYADQYSNDENWKAHYRTTANEIWEQTEGQVTHFVAGLGTSGTFMGTTRRLKELNPSIRCISMQPDSPFNGLEGLKHMATAIVPRIYDPTLADANIDMPTETAYDMVKNLARNQGLLVGISSAAAVAASLQIGEREASAGREAIIVTILCDSAEKYMSERFWQEG; translated from the coding sequence ATGATCACCACCCTCAAACCGTTTGGAACCAGCATCCTCGACCGCGTCGGCCACACTCCGCTGGTCAGGCTCGAGCGCCTCAGCGCCCATCTGCCCGGAATCCAAATCTTAGGCAAAGCGGAATGGGCGAACCCCGGCGGCTCGGTGAAAGATCGTGCCGCCTCCGCCATCGTCACCGACGCACAGCGCAGAGGCCTCCTCAGCGACACACGCGGCCTGCTCGATGCCACCAGCGGCAACACCGGGATCGCCTACGCCATGCTGGGTGCTGCGTTAGGCTTTCGCGTTACCCTCTGCATGCCGTCGAACGTCTCGCCCGAACGCAAACGCTACCTCGCCGCCTACGGAGCAGAGGTTCTCTGGACCGACCCAGCCAACGGCTCCGACGGCGCAATCCGCAAAGCGAGAGAGCTGGCCGCAGCCGAACCCGACAAGTACTACTACGCCGATCAGTACTCCAACGACGAGAACTGGAAGGCGCACTACCGCACCACCGCAAACGAGATCTGGGAGCAGACCGAAGGCCAGGTGACCCACTTCGTCGCCGGCCTCGGAACCAGCGGCACCTTCATGGGCACGACCCGCCGCCTCAAGGAGCTGAACCCGTCAATCCGTTGCATCTCCATGCAGCCGGACTCGCCGTTCAACGGCCTCGAAGGCCTCAAGCACATGGCAACCGCAATCGTGCCGCGCATCTACGACCCCACACTCGCCGACGCCAACATCGACATGCCCACCGAAACCGCCTACGACATGGTGAAAAATCTAGCCCGCAACCAGGGCCTGCTCGTCGGAATCTCCTCTGCCGCCGCCGTCGCCGCCTCCCTTCAAATCGGCGAGCGGGAAGCCAGCGCTGGCCGCGAGGCAATCATCGTCACCATCCTCTGCGACTCAGCAGAAAAATACATGAGCGAACGCTTCTGGCAGGAGGGCTAA
- the rsmI gene encoding 16S rRNA (cytidine(1402)-2'-O)-methyltransferase — protein sequence MLAHHDKGDRPLAPGLYLVATPIGNLEDITLRALRVLRQADRIACEDTRQTQKLLNHFEIHTPTVSYHMHNEGSRTEELIAELKTGARIAVVSDAGTPGIADPGGQIVAAALAAGVDVFPIPGANAAISGLIASGLSTERFTFHSFLPAKAGQRKTALEDLVRGEVTHVFYEAPHRILDTLADIDAVFGPEQYIVIARELTKLHEEFLRGTVADLRSQLATRASVRGEIVLMLAPTSIESTSEDKKDKKTTLAAEISAMMKSEGISEMDALKRVARERGIGKSEAYRELQREQNRRR from the coding sequence ATGCTCGCGCACCACGACAAGGGCGACCGGCCGCTGGCGCCGGGGCTCTACCTCGTAGCCACCCCCATCGGCAACCTCGAAGACATCACGCTCCGGGCGCTGCGAGTCCTGCGACAAGCGGACCGTATCGCCTGCGAGGACACACGTCAGACGCAAAAGCTCCTCAATCACTTCGAGATTCACACCCCGACCGTCAGCTATCACATGCACAACGAGGGCTCACGCACCGAAGAGCTCATAGCCGAGCTGAAGACCGGCGCCCGCATCGCCGTCGTCAGCGACGCCGGAACCCCCGGCATAGCCGACCCCGGCGGCCAGATCGTCGCCGCTGCCCTCGCCGCCGGAGTCGATGTCTTTCCCATCCCAGGCGCAAACGCCGCAATCAGCGGCCTGATCGCAAGCGGCCTCTCCACCGAGCGCTTCACCTTCCACAGCTTTCTCCCCGCCAAGGCAGGCCAGCGAAAGACCGCTCTCGAAGACCTCGTGCGAGGCGAGGTAACCCATGTCTTCTACGAAGCCCCACACCGCATCCTCGACACCCTGGCCGACATCGACGCCGTCTTTGGTCCCGAGCAGTACATCGTCATTGCCCGCGAGCTGACCAAGCTGCATGAAGAGTTTTTGCGAGGAACAGTCGCCGACCTACGATCCCAATTAGCCACGCGCGCCAGCGTCCGCGGAGAGATAGTACTGATGCTCGCGCCCACCTCAATCGAGAGCACCTCCGAAGACAAGAAAGACAAGAAAACCACCCTCGCCGCAGAGATCTCAGCAATGATGAAGTCAGAAGGAATCAGCGAGATGGATGCCCTTAAGCGAGTCGCCCGCGAACGCGGCATCGGCAAGAGCGAAGCCTATCGCGAACTCCAGCGCGAGCAGAACCGGCGACGCTAA
- a CDS encoding CBS domain-containing protein — MTRIFPMVSPMLSREHANPVTAAHTIVNMRGWSFPIGRFLGVDVRIHTFFLLILGLSISYASMTGATGSRGFALWLLLLLAVVVREVARAIGAAWFELDLRSVLLLPVGGLMSYASTEATEKASTPEMQKRMAVIGPTANIGFGLLLAAMTLAIAPEVSILERPWMSPLHLLRAAVWMNILLGVVNLLPASPLDGGRVFRGEFAKTKGVMKSSRAAAGLGQFISIALIVAGLLAPNMWLVMIGAFLMIGAHMEDQGLLLQTDVDAVRMRDVMLTQFSMLSASDTLEDALQRSVHTLQDVFPVVRGSNLVGAVSRQSIVDALQSDGNGYVQGVMTRSFQTAQPDDSLVKTLRRIMAGQGAQMVPVLEGDRIVGIITPQNLALSMGMLNQRRKLRQPE, encoded by the coding sequence ATGACGCGCATCTTTCCTATGGTAAGCCCCATGCTAAGCCGCGAACATGCGAATCCGGTAACGGCAGCGCATACAATAGTGAACATGCGTGGGTGGTCTTTTCCGATCGGCAGATTTCTCGGCGTGGATGTTCGCATTCACACCTTCTTCCTCCTTATCCTCGGGTTGTCGATCAGCTACGCCTCCATGACGGGTGCCACCGGGAGCCGAGGATTCGCTCTCTGGCTTCTCCTCCTGCTTGCTGTGGTCGTTCGCGAAGTAGCCCGCGCCATCGGGGCAGCCTGGTTCGAACTCGACCTCCGCAGCGTGCTTCTGCTGCCCGTCGGCGGCCTGATGAGCTACGCCAGCACCGAAGCAACCGAGAAAGCCTCCACCCCCGAGATGCAAAAGCGCATGGCCGTCATCGGGCCAACGGCGAACATCGGATTCGGCCTGCTGTTGGCCGCGATGACGCTCGCAATCGCTCCCGAGGTCAGCATCCTCGAGCGGCCCTGGATGTCGCCCCTGCACCTGCTGAGGGCCGCTGTCTGGATGAACATCCTGCTCGGCGTCGTCAATCTGCTGCCAGCGTCACCACTCGATGGCGGCCGCGTCTTTCGCGGCGAGTTCGCCAAGACCAAAGGCGTCATGAAGAGCTCACGAGCCGCAGCAGGTCTGGGCCAGTTCATCTCCATCGCCCTTATCGTCGCTGGCCTACTCGCACCGAACATGTGGCTGGTCATGATCGGCGCGTTCCTCATGATCGGCGCGCACATGGAAGATCAGGGCCTCCTGCTGCAAACCGATGTCGACGCAGTGCGGATGCGCGACGTGATGCTCACGCAGTTCAGCATGCTGTCGGCCTCCGACACGCTCGAAGACGCACTCCAACGCTCCGTCCATACTCTGCAGGACGTCTTTCCCGTCGTGCGTGGATCGAATCTCGTCGGCGCCGTCTCACGGCAGAGCATCGTGGACGCCCTGCAAAGCGACGGCAACGGCTACGTGCAGGGTGTTATGACGCGCTCCTTCCAGACCGCCCAGCCCGACGATTCGCTCGTCAAGACGCTCCGTCGCATCATGGCCGGCCAGGGCGCGCAGATGGTTCCAGTCCTCGAAGGCGACCGCATCGTCGGCATCATCACGCCGCAGAATCTAGCTCTCTCCATGGGCATGCTGAACCAGCGCCGCAAGCTGCGGCAACCGGAATAA
- the rsmD gene encoding 16S rRNA (guanine(966)-N(2))-methyltransferase RsmD: MRVIAGTYRSRQLAAPRGLETRPTSDRLRETLFNILAPRLEGCRFVDLYAGTGAVGIEAISRGAEHVWFAENAEPALASLRQNLAALKISREFTLEDRGVGAMLQRLGKLPQPVDIVYLDPPYEAEDEYSGTLNFFGSVRGRAILGADALVIAEHGSKSKLASRYGALEHTRQLKQGDAALSFFAAAAAEQTPRPDDGQ; encoded by the coding sequence ATGCGCGTCATTGCAGGTACTTACCGCTCCCGTCAGCTCGCAGCTCCGCGTGGTCTCGAAACTCGTCCTACCAGTGACCGGCTGAGGGAGACGCTGTTCAACATCCTTGCGCCGCGGCTGGAGGGTTGCCGGTTTGTCGATCTTTACGCGGGTACTGGCGCGGTGGGGATTGAAGCGATAAGCCGTGGCGCGGAGCACGTCTGGTTTGCGGAGAACGCTGAGCCGGCGCTGGCTTCGCTGCGACAGAACCTTGCCGCGTTGAAGATCAGTCGCGAGTTTACGTTGGAGGATCGCGGTGTGGGAGCGATGCTGCAACGGCTTGGCAAACTGCCGCAGCCGGTGGATATCGTCTATCTTGATCCGCCGTATGAGGCTGAAGACGAGTACTCCGGCACGCTCAATTTTTTCGGAAGCGTGCGTGGTCGTGCGATTCTTGGCGCGGATGCTCTGGTGATCGCAGAACATGGGAGCAAGTCGAAGCTTGCTTCGCGCTATGGTGCGCTCGAACACACTCGTCAGTTGAAGCAGGGCGATGCAGCGCTCAGCTTTTTTGCCGCTGCGGCGGCTGAGCAAACCCCCCGCCCTGATGATGGCCAGTAA